In Rhizoctonia solani chromosome 6, complete sequence, the sequence ATGTTTCCCCAAAGCGTGTTGTATTTGATCTCATCCGGTTCAATAcaagggtttttgggatcaAATGCCTAAAATTATGCATTAATGACAGTAACAAGAAAAGGGGGTTGGTGGAGCATATGAACGGAGATGCGACATACACTATTTATCGGAGCCAAGACCGTGAGGTCTCCACCGTTTTTAAGTACATCGACAATTGATTTTCCTTTGTCTGTCTTAGAAATCTTGTCGTAGTTGTCGGCCAAGATGGTGAGGTTATTCTTCCTGAGCTCCTCGAGCCACCCACAGAAGAAATCATCTTGCTCCCGAGCTACAATAGATGCGGCCTTGACCAGGCTGAAAGCAGCGAGCAAAGTTGGTACAATCTGAGCGAGGAACAGCATGGTGGAGGGTAAGGCAAGTGAAAGAGCTCGCTGACCCAAAAATGACGGATGGGCTGCCCTTTTTATAGTTCTTAGACGGATGCAGCACAGACGCTGGTGCTAAGTGGGGACAATGATATATGTCTGCTGAAAAGCTTTGGATGAAGCGATTGTCGGTGGGCGGAAGCATAGACGCCCTTTGCTGAAAATCACATATAATCAGAATCAATTAGATCAACTCAACCTCGTCAAGTATGTGGTCCACCCATACGAGCGCTGAAGTTCGTCATAACTTGTGACGTACAAGTGGAAGTGTGGCGTGAACGCCGCCGAAAGCATGGCTGTCCCTCTAAGTGCTAACGCTGGAATCAGCTAGGCTTTTCGCGTTAATGAGCTAGAATAATACGATTCACGAGGTAGAATAAGTGCTCCAAGGGCACGATATCCGAACTAGTAAGGTGCTCGCGATCGAGCGCTAATACGAAGCTTTGGCACGCGTCTACTTGCTGATGACACGGCGCATTATATCAACGGGTTGATCAGATCCCTCCAATCCCAGGCGGGCATTTTTCGAATGATGTTTAGTTCGTTGAGCCTCAATTGCCTCGTATTCCAACGGCACTAAAATCCCACTCGGTGGAGCCGAGGGAAATTTCAGAACCTGACCAGCACCAAAGCTCGGCAGCCTGGGCCTGGCCACACTATTTATGAGGGAAATATAGGTAAAGAAGACGAAACGGTGCGGAGAAAAGGCATGGTTCGAGAAATTCGGAAGATGCCAAAAAGATTGAACTTGATCAAACCAAACGCGATAAAGCTAAGCTTCAACTAATGTGATATGGTCTTCGAGATCTAAGTGTAAAAGCTCCTACCGCATTGATATATGAGAACATCTGGAAGTCTGATTGGTCAACCAGCTTGTTGATGGAGATAATGGTCATTTATTTGTTGCCAACCTAACGTCGAGTTTCTGAAAAGAGCCAGATGATCGATCGTCATGCGCATTCCCGAGCACGTGTGCGCGCCAATTCGGCCAACTGCTTTAGCGCCTCCCACATTCCCTCTCTGATCTCTACGGGAACCCGAAAAACTCCGGAGCGCTCACTCGCTCGTAAAGGTGAGCGGGCACTTTGGAGCACTTCGGATCCGGTTGGATCCAAACGAACAGGTCCCCAAAACCTGATCACTCTGGAGCACTCCGGGGATTTTCGGGTCCCCGTAGAGATCGGCCTATCTGCAGTACATATGCTGCGTTCTTAAGAGTAGTATCCGTCCACCCATAAAAAAGGGACTATTCTGAATCCTGTATTGTAACTATATCCTATGATATTTCGAAGCCCCAAACCCGCGAGGTCATTTTCACTCTATTCAACCTGTCACGATACAATCTCATCTGCCGTTGGAGTCGCAGCATTCGCTTGCACCAGCCTCGTTGTTACTTCATGGCGGCTTGCTCTTCCGGATTACCAATAGGATTTTCGGTATTGCGACAATGGGTGCTCGTCCTTCCAGAGTAAGAATCTAGTACTGAATCAGGCTAAAGAAGCACTGGTTCATTGAACCGTCACACCATGATATAAAAGCTCCGAACTATAACACGTGTATATACAGCAAAAGTGTTTATTCCGGATCCAGGCGGGCCGGCATCTTGCACAAGGTATTGGTTGTAAGGGTTTCTCTGTCAAACTGCTGGACCGCGTCGGCGTTCAGGACGAGCTGATTATTGGAAACTTGAATGGATCATTACGGAGATAAGTACCTCTCTATTAGCGGGAGGATGAATAACCAATCTCCTAATCCAAATTGAACAAGAGGAACAGTCTCTGCATTCAATTCATTCCTATTTATCGAACGACAAGGATTAGTTTCCGTCGGATATTTAACCGAGTGCCTGCTTTTGTGTTCAGCCAAAACTGGGCCAAATGTTATATTACTGAGTTGTGAGCAGAATGCGACATCTATTCTTCAGTTGCAATAGTCCAGTACAAAAGAGCGGAAATGTACTGGTTCACAGATCGGTTCAGGACTGACAGTAGCTGCACTAGCCAAATTTGTTTATTGCAATAATTTAGTACAGCTACTGTCAGTCCTGAACTGATCTGTGGACCAGTACATTTTGTACCTGACTAGGACAAGGTCCAGAATGAGGGGGTCGAAAAAGACTCCCCAAATAGCCCCGCGCCTCAATTGTAAGAAAGCAGCTTTTGAACATCTGATTGATCAAAAGCCCTATCGTAGTAAAGTAGATAGATCGAGCTAAGGAGCACTCAGGTTCGAGCCCCGAAGCAGAGATTTCCCAAAGTATTTAACGCCCCAGGCGCTAGTAAAATGATATGGCAGGCAGCGCCTGGAGTACACGTGGAACTCTAGGCCTGAAAAGGTATGCGTGTCGGAACGCATTTACTTGGCAGGCGTTGACGACGCCTTCGGATCCTCCTTGACTCCTCGTGTACCTTTGATATCACTTTATCCTATTAATTCGTGGTTCACTAAGGGCTGACGAGACTTTACTCTCAAAGCGTGCCTTTTAGCACCTCTGGGAATTGACTCATCTGTCTCACCATGTTTCGACTTGAATATAGTCTGAGTCACCCTCATCCCAAGGGCCGTTTATTTTTCTTCGCGACTCTCGTCATATTTCTGCTCTCTTTGCCGGTCATAGTAATTGTGAATAGTGAGCGACCTTTCATCTTGCAAGATGCTTATCCAGGGGATAACATGCGTTTTAGTCGTCACCCTAGGCTCTGAGTTGGTTCCATCTCTGCAACCAAACTTTGAGTCTAATTCACGTTTGGATAACTGGTGGGACGCGCACCGCCTACCGCCTCTATTGCGTCCAAAACCCGCACGATGCGAGCCCAAAGATTTGGGTAGAGGTGATACGTTTCGACTCACGCCATCGCTGTTCGACTACACTGTCTTGAGCACATGGAATGCATCCAAGCCGGTTGGAGCTGACGGGGTACGGGTGCAAGAACGTGTCGAATATCGAGGACAACATTTCAGTAGCTGCTATGCGAACACCGCTCGCTTTGAATACAGTCTAGTTGAGCAAACGCAGACGGTTAATGTATGTGGTTGAATGTGTATGTCTTTGTTTGAAGGACTCACAAAAGCATGTTTTCAACAGGTCGGTGTAGAATGCCCTGGAAATCAAACCGTTGATTATCCGATATATGTGTCAATGCAAACTAACATGGTATTCGCCGTGGAGCTCAACAAAGACTTCGTTGGGCAGTACTATGGTTCCATTCGAGGAATTGACTCCATCAACGAAACAAGTTCGACAGATTATCGAAAACAGGTCCTAGCAGCGATTCAAGCGATTGCGACCGACTCTTTGGCCATTATGAGCAAAAATCATCTCTCAAGTCCTGCCTTGAGTATGAGATTAAGCTTCAACGTAGATCCAGATACGGCTGAGCCCATACCCAGCACGTCAGCATTAACATACGTGAATGGAACTTATGCTGCAACATTTCCCTCTGAGGCATTCATTTACACGAACACTATTTACAACCTGGTAAACACTGCCATCAGCGCGGTCAACCTAGACCTCCTGAATAATAAAACTCTGAATATTTTCAAGAACGCAACGTTTTTCCATTCTCGTATGGTGAAAAACCCTCCACCACCCCCTATCAACTCCTCTAATTGGGCAGAAGGTTTCCAGACCTTTTACTACGGAAATCTCGCTCCTGGATATCAAACATGGGCAGAAATGCTCCTCGATGGAAAACCTGTCTCCCTGGGGAATCCGACGGGGCTACCGGAGCAGTCAGCTATGGTCGTGACTTACCTCTGCCCGGCCTACAAGGTCAAACCGACCAACTCATTATTGTCATCTGTATTCGTTGGCTCTGCGACAATGACGCTTTCAGTGTGGGGTGTCTGGATGCTCATAACTAGTTTCGTGGCCAAGAGAATTTCACCACCACGTGAGTGTATTCGCTAATTTAAGCGATAAACAGCTACTGATTACAGAGAATCATAGGCGTCCAATGCGTATGCGAAATATGCGAAAAGCAGAAGGAGGTTGGGATCGCAGAGAACGACAAACAAGTGGAAGAAGCAAAAGTAAGGGGGCCCAAGACTGGTCTCCTTAGGAGATTTAAGGCACTAGCAGGAATTGGGGAGAAATCAGTGCCCTCTTCAACCTCTGGAAGAGACGAAGAGTGAGAGGCATCGGTTAGCATTTACAAAGCATTGATCTAACTTGTTTCATTAATACAGAACCGTGCCAAATGACCATCAAGCATCCAACGAAGATAGCAAGATCGAGCCCCCGAAGCACATAAAGCATCTCTCTGAATACAGCACCCTCTCAAAAGGAGAGTAGTGCTACTTCTGAAATGTTTCATTATCTTTCAATGATGTCTCGGGGTTTTGAATATGTTGTGCGAATGGAGTACATGTGCATTTATCCAATTGTCTAGAGTGCTGACGTTCAGTCGCAAGGTTCGTCACGATTTGAGCCACGAAATAAATACGAGGTTGTTAGTATTAGATCTTGATAGCGGGTCCGGGTTAACATATGCATTGCGGTGATAGAAATGCCTTCGAACATGGCGTATACGCATTCGATCCATTTTATAATTACGCAGGCACTTACTCCTCCAGAGTGAATAGCATTATTGGGACCATTTACGTCCGATTAGATCGCATTTCGCCCATAGCGACGGCAATCGAGGCCTCAGTATGGGTAATAAGTATAGATATTACTGAGATTCCTGTTGGGGTTCGAAACCGCCATATGGTACACAATCGCCACACAGCCACTGATTGCGTGCATAAGCGCTAGGAATCATTATTCCGTTGGTGGTGATCGTCACGAATTCATGTAGTAAGCACAACAAAGGATATGACATAGAGCATACGACACAATACATAGGTAGTGAGGTGAATTCCTTCCCACTCATCGGCCACCCTTCCCGCCTTTCATTTGTTGCTTTGATACCTTGGGAGCCGTAGCAGGGGTGCGCGCAGCAGGCTGTAAACACATGATTAGCATCAATACACTGAACAAACAAGAAACGTACCTTGACCTTAGTTTTCGCATcctctttcttcttcttgtctGCCTTGGCCTTTGCAATTGCATCCGCGCGGGCCTTTTCCCTCTCTGCCGCAGACTGGTTGCGCTTAGCCTGGATGGCAGCCAAATCAGCACCAACAATTCCACGCTGATGCTTCACGGTCTTGCGCGACCGCTTCTTGACCGTCTCCTCGGCAAGACCCTAAAACGAATCTTCAGTAAA encodes:
- a CDS encoding ribosomal protein L24e, with protein sequence MKVEIDSFSGRKIYPSKGKLYVRGDSKVFRFSTSKSSSLFLQRKNPRKIAWTIGLAEETVKKRSRKTVKHQRGIVGADLAAIQAKRNQSAAEREKARADAIAKAKADKKKKEDAKTKVKPAARTPATAPKVSKQQMKGGKGGR